A single Leptolyngbya ohadii IS1 DNA region contains:
- a CDS encoding chloride channel protein, which produces MGYLTLPKRFRFLLAGSKLAIFEACVIGVVSGLSAVVLKWGIGWVGGWRVQLSYQMPVWFILPAIGLIGGVLSGWLIERLAPEAAGSGIPQVKAALANVPMALNLRVAAVKMISVILAVGSGLNLGRQGPTVQVGAALAAQLSQWIPTSPEYRRQLIAAGAAAGLAAGFNAPIAGVLFVVEEFLQDFSGLTLGTAILASFIGAVVSRLVGGQGLNLNSIVTQSQVSFSLQDVPFFLILGLLAGLLGGLFSQGIFASLAMFRRGIGNGIRLSLPMKIGLAGLISGAVVVILPPEFRDNSGLQEFLSTGNAPWHLTLLAFVIKFFLTLLAYGAGTPGGLFAPALLLGAALGHLVGYGAQALETMVGIPLGFPAGISDPSTYALAGMGAFFSAVTRGPITAIVIVFEITTDFNLVLPLMIGSVIAYLITDRIASGSIYTRLLAWNGIHLDKYSSTPTGTWTELKAADLMQRRVETLDLSLSLPEVVQAFSRSHHRGFPVVSNGKLIGIVTQSDLADRSRHTPQGQPASLADIMTTQPVTVSPTDRLTHVLFLLNRYKLSRLPVTEGQKLVGIITRADIIRAEADQVSGENKTFGPQPEPSYVVYQTRSPATGKGRLLVPLSNPHTAPLLLRLAAAIAHERDYEVECLQVVSVPRGTSPSEANIRTTNSRKLLKRAEQIGRASNVPIHTQIRLAHDSSQAILEAIEDRHINLILMGWKGSTNSPGRVFGNIVDTVIRQADCEVMMVKLGDIVQFDRWLIPVAGGPNAQQAIRLLPALTSLATKPDVQLCQVFDDTPSSHDTAYLKQIFNDITPRLHCPVTARSLCGRSIADAILDLARYERCDVIMLGASREGLLQQVIKGNIPESVARHTNRTVIIVRGAVTPQEEGVFML; this is translated from the coding sequence ATGGGCTATCTCACGCTGCCGAAACGGTTTCGCTTCCTCCTAGCTGGCTCCAAGCTGGCAATTTTTGAAGCCTGTGTGATTGGGGTAGTATCCGGTTTATCCGCTGTGGTGCTGAAGTGGGGCATTGGCTGGGTGGGGGGCTGGCGGGTGCAGTTGTCTTACCAAATGCCTGTCTGGTTTATTCTGCCTGCGATCGGTCTAATAGGCGGCGTGCTGTCCGGCTGGCTGATTGAAAGACTGGCTCCCGAAGCGGCGGGGAGCGGTATTCCCCAGGTCAAGGCAGCTTTAGCAAATGTGCCGATGGCGCTGAATTTGCGAGTGGCAGCCGTCAAGATGATCAGCGTGATCCTGGCAGTAGGTTCCGGACTGAATCTGGGGCGGCAGGGTCCAACGGTGCAGGTGGGAGCTGCGTTAGCCGCGCAGTTGAGCCAGTGGATTCCCACTTCGCCGGAGTATCGCAGACAGTTGATTGCTGCCGGAGCCGCTGCCGGACTGGCTGCCGGATTTAATGCGCCGATCGCCGGAGTGCTGTTTGTCGTCGAGGAGTTCTTGCAGGACTTCTCTGGGCTGACTTTGGGCACTGCAATTCTGGCTTCCTTTATTGGGGCTGTGGTGTCCCGGCTGGTGGGCGGACAGGGCTTAAATTTAAATTCGATCGTCACCCAGTCGCAGGTCAGCTTTTCCCTTCAGGATGTGCCGTTTTTTCTGATTTTGGGACTGCTGGCGGGGCTGCTGGGCGGGCTATTCAGTCAGGGTATCTTCGCGAGTCTGGCAATGTTTCGGCGCGGCATTGGCAACGGGATTCGCCTGAGTTTGCCGATGAAAATTGGTCTAGCAGGACTGATTTCGGGTGCAGTGGTGGTCATTTTGCCGCCGGAGTTTCGGGACAATTCGGGGCTACAAGAGTTTTTGAGTACGGGAAATGCCCCCTGGCATCTGACGCTGCTGGCATTTGTAATCAAGTTTTTTCTGACGCTGCTGGCGTATGGTGCAGGCACACCGGGCGGATTGTTTGCTCCGGCACTGCTGCTGGGGGCGGCACTGGGGCATCTGGTGGGCTATGGTGCGCAGGCACTCGAAACAATGGTGGGCATTCCGCTTGGCTTCCCCGCTGGCATTAGCGATCCCTCGACCTACGCACTGGCAGGAATGGGTGCGTTTTTTAGTGCTGTCACCCGTGGACCCATTACGGCGATCGTTATTGTTTTTGAGATCACAACGGACTTTAATCTGGTGCTGCCGCTGATGATCGGGTCGGTGATTGCTTATCTGATTACCGATCGGATTGCCAGTGGTTCCATCTATACCCGTTTACTCGCCTGGAACGGCATCCATCTGGACAAATACAGTTCTACTCCCACAGGCACCTGGACGGAGCTAAAAGCCGCCGATCTGATGCAGCGACGGGTCGAAACTCTGGACCTCAGCCTCAGCCTGCCGGAAGTTGTACAGGCTTTCTCTCGATCGCACCATCGCGGCTTTCCGGTAGTCTCAAACGGCAAGCTCATTGGCATTGTCACCCAGAGCGATTTAGCCGACCGATCGCGACACACGCCCCAGGGACAGCCCGCCAGCCTCGCGGACATTATGACGACCCAGCCCGTCACCGTGTCCCCCACCGATCGCCTCACTCACGTCTTATTTTTACTAAATCGCTATAAGCTCAGTCGCCTGCCCGTCACCGAAGGACAAAAGCTTGTCGGCATTATTACCCGCGCCGATATTATTCGCGCCGAGGCGGATCAGGTCAGCGGTGAAAATAAAACCTTCGGACCCCAGCCCGAACCCTCCTATGTGGTTTACCAGACCCGATCGCCCGCGACCGGAAAAGGACGCCTGCTCGTGCCCCTCAGCAATCCCCATACGGCTCCCCTGCTACTGCGTCTGGCGGCTGCGATCGCCCATGAGCGGGACTACGAGGTGGAATGTTTGCAGGTCGTCTCTGTGCCGCGCGGCACCTCTCCCTCGGAAGCCAATATTCGTACCACCAACAGCCGCAAACTCCTGAAACGTGCAGAACAGATCGGACGCGCCTCCAATGTGCCAATTCACACTCAAATCAGACTGGCGCACGACTCCTCTCAGGCAATCCTGGAAGCGATCGAAGACCGTCATATTAACCTGATTTTGATGGGCTGGAAGGGCAGCACGAATTCGCCGGGACGGGTGTTTGGCAACATTGTAGACACCGTGATTCGGCAGGCAGACTGCGAAGTGATGATGGTCAAACTGGGGGATATCGTTCAATTCGATCGCTGGCTGATTCCTGTCGCGGGAGGACCCAACGCCCAGCAAGCCATCCGCCTCCTGCCTGCCCTCACCTCCCTTGCCACCAAGCCCGATGTCCAGCTCTGCCAGGTCTTTGACGACACGCCCTCCAGCCACGACACTGCTTACCTGAAGCAAATCTTTAACGACATTACGCCCAGACTGCACTGCCCCGTTACTGCCCGATCGCTCTGCGGACGATCAATTGCCGACGCCATTCTGGATCTTGCCCGCTACGAACGCTGCGATGTCATTATGCTGGGAGCCAGCCGCGAAGGACTGCTGCAACAGGTGATCAAAGGCAACATTCCGGAGTCGGTTGCCCGTCATACCAATCGCACCGTGATTATTGTCAGAGGAGCCGTGACCCCGCAGGAAGAAGGTGTGTTTATGCTTTAG
- a CDS encoding GvpL/GvpF family gas vesicle protein has product MYTYAFLHTPAVPLVLSNGIRGALKTVNADRLSAVVEPDLTVETLQATDEQLMQAVLKHDRIICDLFAQTTVLPLRFGTYFVSKEALLAHLTDRQTQYLEQLARLDGKVEYLLKLIPVAEPEIAIAPDLKGKDYFLAKKQRIQEQADWQQQQQTERSHLMQYLTQAGVLYQEAERREGIERFYLLGDRDGEESLRTLLIKWQAQYSYWELDLSGALPLYHFV; this is encoded by the coding sequence ATGTACACTTACGCTTTTCTGCATACGCCTGCGGTTCCCCTGGTTCTCTCAAATGGAATTCGGGGTGCGCTGAAGACCGTAAACGCCGATCGCCTTTCTGCGGTGGTTGAACCCGACCTCACGGTAGAAACGCTGCAAGCGACGGATGAGCAGTTAATGCAGGCAGTTCTAAAACACGATCGGATTATTTGCGACCTGTTTGCCCAGACGACGGTGCTACCGCTGCGATTTGGCACCTATTTTGTCTCCAAGGAAGCGTTGCTGGCTCATCTGACCGATCGACAAACCCAGTATCTCGAACAGCTTGCCCGCCTGGACGGCAAAGTCGAGTATTTGCTGAAGCTGATTCCCGTTGCGGAACCCGAAATTGCGATCGCCCCTGATCTGAAGGGCAAGGATTACTTCCTGGCAAAGAAACAGCGCATTCAAGAACAGGCAGACTGGCAGCAACAGCAGCAAACGGAGCGATCGCATCTGATGCAGTATCTAACCCAGGCAGGCGTTTTGTACCAGGAGGCAGAGCGTCGGGAGGGCATTGAGCGGTTTTATTTGCTCGGCGATCGGGACGGGGAAGAATCGCTACGGACGTTGCTGATCAAATGGCAGGCGCAGTATTCCTACTGGGAATTGGATTTGAGTGGGGCACTACCGCTGTATCACTTTGTCTAA